A portion of the Gossypium arboreum isolate Shixiya-1 chromosome 8, ASM2569848v2, whole genome shotgun sequence genome contains these proteins:
- the LOC108452619 gene encoding uncharacterized protein LOC108452619 isoform X3 translates to MESHVPSNRNETWTEEKHVHFLNSMEAWFVRTMLQSNDRYNLRLNRHLPDSSDSTLDCKPRTKHSTSGGATVKELRTEKEIKTRKTSPSVFHSHPSNLFVF, encoded by the exons ATGGAGTCGCACGTGCCCAGCAACCGAAATGAGACATGGACGGAGGAGAAGCATGTGCACTTCTTGAACTCCATGGAAGCATGGTTCGTCCGTACAATGCTTCAGAGTAACGACCGCTATAATCTCCGTCTCAACCGTCACTTGCCTGACAGCTCCGACTCCACTCTCGATTGCAAACCAAGGACAAAGCATTCCACTTCAG GTGGTGCCACAGTTAAAGAATTAAGAACAGAAAAGGAGATAAAGACGAGAAAGACGTCCCCCAGTGTTTTTCACTCGCATCCATCAAATTTATTTGTGTTTTAG
- the LOC108452619 gene encoding uncharacterized protein LOC108452619 isoform X1, which translates to MESHVPSNRNETWTEEKHVHFLNSMEAWFVRTMLQSNDRYNLRLNRHLPDSSDSTLDCKPRTKHSTSAAEHFIGKTRSKMKKSRPVKRSMRPSSQSHDSAQDQVVPQLKN; encoded by the exons ATGGAGTCGCACGTGCCCAGCAACCGAAATGAGACATGGACGGAGGAGAAGCATGTGCACTTCTTGAACTCCATGGAAGCATGGTTCGTCCGTACAATGCTTCAGAGTAACGACCGCTATAATCTCCGTCTCAACCGTCACTTGCCTGACAGCTCCGACTCCACTCTCGATTGCAAACCAAGGACAAAGCATTCCACTTCAG CAGCAGAACATTTCATTGGCAAAACTAGAAGCAAAATGAAGAAGAGTAGGCCTGTAAAAAGATCAATGAGACCATCATCTCAGTCGCATGATTCAGCACAAGATCAG GTGGTGCCACAGTTAAAGAATTAA
- the LOC108452619 gene encoding uncharacterized protein LOC108452619 isoform X2: MESHVPSNRNETWTEEKHVHFLNSMEAWFVRTMLQSNDRYNLRLNRHLPDSSDSTLDCKPRTKHSTSAEHFIGKTRSKMKKSRPVKRSMRPSSQSHDSAQDQVVPQLKN; this comes from the exons ATGGAGTCGCACGTGCCCAGCAACCGAAATGAGACATGGACGGAGGAGAAGCATGTGCACTTCTTGAACTCCATGGAAGCATGGTTCGTCCGTACAATGCTTCAGAGTAACGACCGCTATAATCTCCGTCTCAACCGTCACTTGCCTGACAGCTCCGACTCCACTCTCGATTGCAAACCAAGGACAAAGCATTCCACTTCAG CAGAACATTTCATTGGCAAAACTAGAAGCAAAATGAAGAAGAGTAGGCCTGTAAAAAGATCAATGAGACCATCATCTCAGTCGCATGATTCAGCACAAGATCAG GTGGTGCCACAGTTAAAGAATTAA